The Bacteroidales bacterium DNA segment TTATAGGAATACCTCCCCAATGTCTCAGCAATGCACCCATCGGAAAAAAGAAAAATTCTTCTTTTATCATAATTGTTGCTTTCATATCTACTAACCAATTATACATTTTCCCGTAAATTACATCAAGGAAACTGGTATGCGGAGCAATAACCATAACATATTTCGGAACGTCAGGAATATCTCCTACAACTTTCCACCTGACAATTTTAAAAAATGTTTTAGCCGTAAATCTCTTAAATGATGCCATTATACTTTTTTTAAAGGACAAATATAGCTTTTTTAATAAATAATTGTAATTTTGAGATAATTCAAATTCATAACTTTCTGACAATTTAATACTAAGATAAAATCTGATTCGTTAAGCAAATAATTATATCCCAATTTGATGAAAACAATTGCCGCAATATTTTTCACTTTATTGTTAAGTTCATTTAAAATTTCAAACTTACATCCTGTGCATATATCAATAGTTAATATTGATTACAAAGATTCTGAAAAAACTTTTTTAATTTCAATAAAGTTGTTTACTGACGACTTTGAGAAAATTGTAAACAAAAATTTTAATACAACAATAAACCTCGGCAAAACAAACGAAACAAAAGATTGTAACAAATATATTAACAAGTATATCAAAAAGAACTTCATTTTTAAGGTAAATAAAAAGAACTTATTTAATACAGATGTTTTTGTAAAAAAAGTAAATAAAGATGAAAATTCTACATGGTTATATTATAAAGTCAAATATAATTCAGGAAGAAAAGTAAGTATTTCAAACACAATCTTGAATGATTTATATAATGACCAAAAAAATTTATTTATTTTTACTTTTAAAAATACCCAAGAAGCCTATAAATTTGGAAAAAATAAAACTAACTTTGAATTCTTGATTAAGTAGAAGCCATGCATCAAATTTTTAAATATATAATCTCAATTATTGTAGTGTTGCTAATAACAATTAATGCTTTTGCAACACACAACAGAGCAGGTGAAATTACTTATGAGCATATTTCAGGCAATACATATAAAATAACACTTATTACATATACCTACACTCCGAGCCAAGCAAACGAATCTCGTGATGTATTAACAATGCAGTGGGGAGATGATACATCTTCAGATATACAAAGGATTTCGATAGAATATTTACCCGAAGACATCCAAAAAAACACTTATACAGGCACACATACTTTCCCGGGTGTGGGCACTTATGTAATCGTTATGTCAGACCCTAACAGAAATGAAGGAATAATTAATATCCCGGAATCTGTTACTGTTGTTTTTACAATAAGAACAATTTTAAAAATAGACCCCAATATCGGATATAACAACACACCGGTAATGTTAAATCCTCCTATTGACAAGGCAGCTCTTAATCAAATCTTTATACATAACCCGAATGCTTATGACCCCGACGGAGACAGCATATCTTATAAATTAACAGTTTGCCTCGGAGATAACGGTGTCCCTATTCCGGGTTATACATATCCTATTGCGAGCAATGAATTATATGTTGACCCGATTACGGGAGATTTTGTTTGGAATACTCCCGTTCAGATAGGCGAATATAATGTTGCAATAGAAATTGAAGAATGGAGAAACGGAATAAAAATAGGGAGTATAATCAGAGATATGCAAATTGAAGTTGAAGAAACTGATAACCTGCCTCCCGTTATTCAAGATTTACCTGATTTTTGCATAACTGCCGGGGATAATATTAATTTCAATGTTATTGCTTCCGACCCCGATAATGATGACATTATACTTTCGGCATCAGGCGGTCCGTTTGAATTTACAAACAGCCCGGCAACTTTTCCCGAGATTACCGGCTCAAGCCCTGTTACAGGAACATTTAACTGGAATACAATATGTGAGCATATCAGGAAACAACCTTATAATGTTCTTTTCAGAGCAAAAGATTTAAATCCGGAAGTCGGTTTAACAGATTATGAAACCGCAAACATTGAAGTTGTTGCTCCTGCACCTCAAAATTTAATTGTTTCGCCTGAAAGTAACTCCGTTTTATTAACATGGGATAATTATACCTGTACTAATGCAACAGGATTCCGCATATACCGAAAACACAGCAGTTTCCCATATATACCGGCAAATTGCGAAACCGGTATTCCCGCAGCTTCCGGCTACTCTTTAATCGCCTTCGTTGCGGGTTCAAATATTATAAGTTTTAACGATAATAACAACGGAATCGGTTTACCGCAAGGTTATGAATATTGTTACAGAATTACAGCTTTTTTTGAAGACGGGGCAGAAAGTTATGTGTCAAATGAAGCTTGCACCGAACTAATAAAAGCAGCTCCGATTATCACAGAGACAAGTGTTTCATACACTCATAATCAAGACGGCAGCATTCATATCACTTGGATGCAACCTACTGAATTTGATACGGGTGCTTTCCCGGGACCTTACAAATATGTTCTGGAATCTAACAACACACAAATTTGGGAAAATTTCTCAAACCCTGTTGAAATTCTCGGAATTACGGATACAAGTTATATTGATACAATTATTAACACAAAGGATTTTGCAAAATCATATAAAGTTACCCTGTTCAGCCAAAACGTAAGTAATTGGGAACAAGTCGGAAGTCCTTCATACAGTTCATCACTATTTTTAGAAGGAACTCCCGGCGACAGAAGAATGACAATAAATATTAACGACAATACTCCTTGGACAAATAAAGAATATGTAATTTACAGAAAAAAGTCTGATAATGAGTGCAATACAAATTCACTAACTTATGATTCAATTACAACCGTATCATCTGCACAATACACAGATTACAACTTAAAAAATGATTCAAGCTATTGGTATCTTGTAAAAAGCATAGGAGAATACGATTTAAGTTTTATACCGAAACCTCTGATAAACTATTCACAAGAAATTTGCCTGACACCGCAAGATACAACCCCGCCTTGTCCGGTTAGTCTGATTCTTGAATCTGATTGTGATTTATTTCAAAATTATTTAACTTGGGCTGTTGATTTAAGTTGTTCGCAAGATATTGACAATTTTCTAATTTTCTATTCTGATTCAATTGACAGTCCTTTTCAATTAATAGATACCGTAAAAGATAATACCGTAAGAAATTATATTCATTCTCCGGAAAATTCATTAGGAGCTTGCTATGTTGTTTCGGCACAAGACTCAGCAGGAAACTACATTGAACCTGACAAACTTATAAGAATTTGCATTGACAATTGTAATTATTATGAACTGCCTAATATGTTTTCACCAAATGCCGACGGAATAAATGATTTATTCATTCCGTATCCTTATAAATTTGTTGAAAAAATTGATATGACTATTTATAACCGTTGGGGAAGTCCGGTTTTTGAAACAGAAGACCCTGATATAAATTGGAACGGAATTGATTTTAAGACCAAAAAACCGGTTTCTGACGGAGTGTATTACTATGTTTGTGATGTTTATGAAAAAAGATTATCAGGAATTGTCGTTCGTAATCTTGCGGGTTTTATAAGAATATTCGGTAATACAGGCAATACAAGTAAAGAATAATTTACAGAAAAATGAAAAAACAACTCATTATATCAATTCTTCTGCTGTTATTATTTAGTGTTTCTTATTCTCAAGAAAGTAATATCGATTTATACAAAGAAGTAAAATCTGACATTTATTATAAAAGATTTGAAGACGCAAAAACTAAACTGAATAATCTTATTAAAGAAAACAACCGAGACCAAACAGCATATATGTTACTCGGAGAAACTTTTTTCAAACAAAATAAATATACAGAAGCAGCAAACCAATATAAAAAAGCAATGAAGTTAAACAACAAAATTGCTTCTTATAAAATTGCCGAATGTTATGCATTGCTGAACAGTGAAGTTTCAGCAGTTGAATATTTAAAATTATATTTAAAAACTAATAGCAAAATTCTGCAATCTGAAATTAAACTTAATCCGGCATTTTCAAATATCGAAAATTCAAAATCATGGATTAATTTATGGAAAGGGGAACACTATACTAACTATGAAAAAAGATTAGATGAAGCAAAATATTTGATTTCTAAAGAAAAATATACAGAAGCATTTGATATTACAGATTATCTTTTACATAAAAATAAAAGAAGACATAAAGCACTTGCAATGAGAGGCGATATTTTTATTCATAAGGGTGAATATAAAAATGCTGCAAAAGAATACAGTTTAGCTTCTGAAATAAAAAAGAAAAGTTATCAATATAATAAGAAAGCAGCTCTTGCATATTTTACAATAAAAAAATACAACAAAGCTATAAACTACTGCAATCTTGCAATTAAAAATAATCCTCTTGAAACTGACATTTTATTATTAAAAACAAAAATTGAAATCAATACAAAAAAATACGATGAAGCACAAAATACAATAAACCAATTTTTAAAATATTATCCCGATAATGCCGAAGCATTAAATCTTGCAGGAGCAATCTTATATAATAAACGAAAATATATTGAAGCCTTAGAAAAATTCAACTTATGTTTAAAAAATAATACACCGAAAGCAGAATATTTTATTGGCAGAGCAGATACTTATATGGCAGTTTCAATGTATGAGAACGCAGTATCAGATTATTCAATGGCATTGGATTTAAACCCGAAACTTCCCGAAGTTTATTACAAAAAAGGAATTGCAAACCTTAAAGCTTTTAATAATGAAGATGCATGTGCAGATTTTCATAAAGCAACAGAGTTGGGATATTATAAAGCTAGTGATTATATTGTGAAATATTGCAAATAAAAAAATAAATTTTCTATAAAATTTCATTTACTTTGCCTCAAAATTTAATTAAAATGTCAAATAAAAACGAAATAGATTTAATTGAACTTCTTATTAAAGTATATTTATACCTTAAAAAATATATTTGGGTTTTGATTATTGCAATCAGTATCGGAGTAATTTTTACCGTAATAAAATCAAAGTCGCGAAAAGCAACATATATTTCATCAATGGTGCTTAAAACAAAATCGGAAAATGATTTTATGTACACTTTTACATTCAGGGAGTTTCAAAACAGATTTCAAAAAAACCCCGGAGAATTAATCGTAAAAATAATAAGTTCAGCTAACGAACTAAGAAAAAACGGAAACTTGAAAGCCTTGTCAAAACGAATGGAATTAACAGAAGAACAAGTAAAAAAAATAAGTTCAATAACTGCAAGTTATAATAATAAAAAAGGCGAAGCAATAAGTAATCTTGTAACAATAAATGCTGTATCAACAAATAAAGACGTTTACAAATATTTATCAAACGGAATAATTAACTATATCAATAACAACAGTTATATTAATGAAAAGAATAAATCAGATTCCATATTCTTAAAACAAGTAATTGCAAAAATTGATATTAAAATAAACGAACTTGACAGTTTACAAACAAAATTTATGAGAAGCGGCAATGTAAAAGATATTTTCATATATAAACAAAACTCCTTTTTTGCAGAAAACATTATGCTCAGCTCTTTAAAAGAAAAACTTATCAAAGAACTGTCCGGAACTAAACAAACACAAATTATTGAAGGGTTTTATTTACCTAAACCTACTAAAAAAAGTATTAAATCTGCTTTGATAATTAATGTAGCCATTTTCGTTTTTATAGCTTTATTTATTATATTCTTCCTTATAATTAACAAAAAAGCAAAACAATATATCAAGAAATAATAGTATTTGTTGTTTTTTCTTTCTCTGTATTATAAATAAAAACAAAATAATTAAAGAAATAAAAGAAAAATACAACTCCGGCTATTGTATTAAACATTGATTCAAATAAGAAGTTAAAAAAAGTCAAGCTTAAAAATATAATAAAAAGTAACTGTCTTTTCCTAAAAGCTCTGATAAATCCGGCAACAAAAATGCCTGTTAATAATATAAAAGCAAAAACGCCAATGGTCATAAAAGTATCTAAAAACTGGTTATGAGCATTATAGCCTATTTTGTCAGGTTCGGCAAAATCATATTTTTTATATTCTTCCGAAAACACTTTTTTTATATCACCGATTCCTGCTCCAAGCCAAAAATTATCTTTTGTAACTTTTATTGCTGTTTTCCATAAACCTACTCTTGCCGGAGGCTTTGTCTGTGATACATTTTCGTGCAATAAATACTTAACATCATTAATCGAAGATGCTACCCTTTCATGCTTTGACACATAAAAAACAGATATAATAAATACAATACTATAACCTGCCAATAATAAATATTTCCTGCTTCTGTAACTTACAAAAATAATTCTGAAAGCTATTAACAAAACTGCCGAAAGAATACCTGCTCTTGACGACAAAAGAAAAACCGTTAATAACAAAAAAAGAATTGATATATGATATAATATTTTATGATTTGAACGATTAAACCATATCGAATTATCTTTAAAATAAAATAATATTGAAACAGAAAAAACAATATACATACTGAAATATGCCGGATGATGAAACACTGACAAATTAGAATAAAAGAAATAATTACCGCCGTGAGTTATTGATTCCGTAAATCCTTTTTTACCGAGAACGGATGCGTCAAATAATAATTTCCCTTCTGTTATATCTGCCGAATTATAAAATGCAACAACCAAAGACAAAACAGAAACAAACAAAGCAGAAATAACAAATAACTTTAAAAATACTTCTTTATACTTTTTATGAGGATTACCCGAAAAAAAGAACAATACAGGAAATATTAATAAAGACATCTTCTGAACAATATCATTACCGGCTTTTTCTTTATTTTCACTTGTAAAATAACTTATAATGATTAATGTAAACAATAGAAGTTGAATGATAAGAAAAAATATATTTTCACTATTATATTTAAACTTCTTTTTTGCCGAAAAAAAAGCATTTATTATACTGAACAAAATCCATCCTCCTATAAAATAA contains these protein-coding regions:
- a CDS encoding gliding motility-associated C-terminal domain-containing protein, which encodes MHQIFKYIISIIVVLLITINAFATHNRAGEITYEHISGNTYKITLITYTYTPSQANESRDVLTMQWGDDTSSDIQRISIEYLPEDIQKNTYTGTHTFPGVGTYVIVMSDPNRNEGIINIPESVTVVFTIRTILKIDPNIGYNNTPVMLNPPIDKAALNQIFIHNPNAYDPDGDSISYKLTVCLGDNGVPIPGYTYPIASNELYVDPITGDFVWNTPVQIGEYNVAIEIEEWRNGIKIGSIIRDMQIEVEETDNLPPVIQDLPDFCITAGDNINFNVIASDPDNDDIILSASGGPFEFTNSPATFPEITGSSPVTGTFNWNTICEHIRKQPYNVLFRAKDLNPEVGLTDYETANIEVVAPAPQNLIVSPESNSVLLTWDNYTCTNATGFRIYRKHSSFPYIPANCETGIPAASGYSLIAFVAGSNIISFNDNNNGIGLPQGYEYCYRITAFFEDGAESYVSNEACTELIKAAPIITETSVSYTHNQDGSIHITWMQPTEFDTGAFPGPYKYVLESNNTQIWENFSNPVEILGITDTSYIDTIINTKDFAKSYKVTLFSQNVSNWEQVGSPSYSSSLFLEGTPGDRRMTININDNTPWTNKEYVIYRKKSDNECNTNSLTYDSITTVSSAQYTDYNLKNDSSYWYLVKSIGEYDLSFIPKPLINYSQEICLTPQDTTPPCPVSLILESDCDLFQNYLTWAVDLSCSQDIDNFLIFYSDSIDSPFQLIDTVKDNTVRNYIHSPENSLGACYVVSAQDSAGNYIEPDKLIRICIDNCNYYELPNMFSPNADGINDLFIPYPYKFVEKIDMTIYNRWGSPVFETEDPDINWNGIDFKTKKPVSDGVYYYVCDVYEKRLSGIVVRNLAGFIRIFGNTGNTSKE
- a CDS encoding tetratricopeptide repeat protein produces the protein MKKQLIISILLLLLFSVSYSQESNIDLYKEVKSDIYYKRFEDAKTKLNNLIKENNRDQTAYMLLGETFFKQNKYTEAANQYKKAMKLNNKIASYKIAECYALLNSEVSAVEYLKLYLKTNSKILQSEIKLNPAFSNIENSKSWINLWKGEHYTNYEKRLDEAKYLISKEKYTEAFDITDYLLHKNKRRHKALAMRGDIFIHKGEYKNAAKEYSLASEIKKKSYQYNKKAALAYFTIKKYNKAINYCNLAIKNNPLETDILLLKTKIEINTKKYDEAQNTINQFLKYYPDNAEALNLAGAILYNKRKYIEALEKFNLCLKNNTPKAEYFIGRADTYMAVSMYENAVSDYSMALDLNPKLPEVYYKKGIANLKAFNNEDACADFHKATELGYYKASDYIVKYCK
- a CDS encoding O-antigen ligase family protein, which codes for MIFQKPVKYYIKYSAVFFALAVSFWIPMYRWVLSYFIGGWILFSIINAFFSAKKKFKYNSENIFFLIIQLLLFTLIIISYFTSENKEKAGNDIVQKMSLLIFPVLFFFSGNPHKKYKEVFLKLFVISALFVSVLSLVVAFYNSADITEGKLLFDASVLGKKGFTESITHGGNYFFYSNLSVFHHPAYFSMYIVFSVSILFYFKDNSIWFNRSNHKILYHISILFLLLTVFLLSSRAGILSAVLLIAFRIIFVSYRSRKYLLLAGYSIVFIISVFYVSKHERVASSINDVKYLLHENVSQTKPPARVGLWKTAIKVTKDNFWLGAGIGDIKKVFSEEYKKYDFAEPDKIGYNAHNQFLDTFMTIGVFAFILLTGIFVAGFIRAFRKRQLLFIIFLSLTFFNFLFESMFNTIAGVVFFFYFFNYFVFIYNTEKEKTTNTIIS